The DNA region CATCTTTAGATCCATTCCACTCTATTTAGGTTCACTCAAAACTACAAGCTTTCGAAGTTCACTTAACCAAGCAAGTTAGGTCATAGGTGCTGAAACATCCTTATATTTCCATGGCCTTTTCCGTCTTACTTAGTTCTTTTTATCACTCAGAACTGAAGAACAAATAGCAAAGATTGATGAGACAACTTGATGATCACCATCTACATATAGATGAAACAAAATAAGATCAAATCATGTTTAAGGGAATACTCACCAAGTTTTGTTCCAACAAGCACTATTGGGACACCGGGGGCATAATGCTTCAACTCAGGAATCCACTGgaaatatataaacaaaacaAGCTTAATATTGGATAATCAGAAAAATCATCAACACAAAGGAAACAGAATGAGAAAGCTCACCTTCTTGGCAACATTTTCATAGCTGGCTTTACTAATGAGAGagaatgccaaaatgaaaaCGTCAGCTCCACGGTAACTCAGAGGTCTTAACCTATTGTAATCCTCCTGTCCTGCAATCCGTATAAAAATCATCAGGCTCAATAAACTGTGGATTAGAATTTTTCACAGTAGAGATATATGCATCGAATCAGAAGCTCATCAGCAAATGCATAGTAAATGATGTCTAACATAGTTACCAGCAGTATCCCACAGCCCTAGGTTGACAGTACTCCCATTGACGACCACATTTGCACTGAAATTGTCGAACACGGTAGGCACATAATCCTGTCAAACGTTTCAATAAATGAGAGGAAAACAATTGATGAACATGACCAATAACCTTCTCAGAATACACAACATACGAAATCCTCTATATGATAACACCACAACTTTCTCCAAAGCCACAATGATGTAAAGGCAGCAGATAGGGAACATTAATTGAATTGACCCAAAAATCATCAAGTTAACACAGGAGAGCAATATATTCCTTGGTTTTCTCATATTTACCGCTAATTATCACAGCTAGATTGAAAAAGGGGCACATAATAATGGAATTACAAAGGTGGCCTAGAGCAAACAAATTGTGGGAAGCAAGAAACTTTCTCCAAAAGAACAAAGAAGATGCAATTTTTATAACGTAATGAACTTGCAATAAGACATAGATTAGTATAGGTTAAAAAGTGGCCTGAAGCAAACAAATTTGTGAACCTAGAAATTATCTCCAAGATACCATTTTTAAACCATATATAGAACTtgaataacaaaagaaagaaaccaAATCCCACCAGCAAACCAATGCCTAGCAAAATAAACAAACAATAATTATGTCTCAATTCTTTTACAATGAATACCATATAAACAAACATGCTATTTTCGATCAATCCATTCATAAAACAAGAACCACATTAAGAAAAAAGATACAAAATGTAAGAAAATACAAACCGTGGGGAAGGTATTGCTGGTATAAGAAATCAAGAGACACGTCTTTCCGACAGCACCATCACCCACAGTAACACATTTAATAAACCTTGAAGCACTCATCTTTTTTTCCAAGCTACCCctaaatattcaagaaaaccgACAACAACCCTCCTTTTCTCAGATCTTCTTCAAGAAGACCtgatcccaaaaaaaaaaaaaaaagttgaaatgtggtttcttgttttcttttattttaaccTCTCCAATTCCTTACAATGGCATGAAAACCCAGCAGAGAAGAAAACCGAGACATGGTGTTTCTTTTTTCACTTGGTGAAACCCTAACCCTAATTCTACGTAAAGGGGGGAATAGAAAATGTAGAAGAGGGGAAAGGGTGaatggaaaatgagaaaatgaagaGAAATCCAGATCTAAttagaggtagagagagaaagggtgAAAATACTAATGGGCGTTGTTCATCTTTGTTTTTTTCTGTTTGGTGTTATTATAAAGGAGCCCTTTCTTTTAGCCGCGAAATAATGCCGTTGAAGTGTTCAATCAAATTATGTTTCTCTTTCTGCCTATCACTTTGCTTTATTTGTACTCTActctatataaaataaaaatacagtATTAATTAACCGTAGCAAAGTGACCTGAGTGCATGtgaatgatacatattatattattGTATTGAATTGGTTTAAACATAAGGAGGACATTAGAGCTTTAGTGATTCAGTAAATAGAGGAAAAAAActctatttttaataaaattttaaatgctCTCAGAAAATAACTTAACAATCAAACTTAAAACTCTTATATTCACGTTGGAAGTAGACTTAAGCATCTTTGGATTATACATATAGACAACTTTGAACTCCATCTTTTTTTTCCATCATTAAAAATTGATAATCAAGTACAATACAAGTTCACTACAAGTCTTTCTATCGTACTTTTAAGACGTATATTTTACTAAAATTAGATTACTTACATGAGTTTCAATTTGAATGAATAATCCGtttatttagttttattttttttactctattattttatcttgaGATTCTCGACCATAATGAAATAATATTTAccaattaataatttaataagtCTGATTTTCAATGACAAACTTAGGATATACTGTACTAGATatccaaaaatttcaaattgggTATCACTCACTTTTGAGTCTAATCTTGATAGGCCATGTTCACGTTTGCctctttaaattttcaaatttggtATCTGTCACTTTAAAGTTTAAAGAGTTTCTggatttttttgtttcttatgaattcctcaaaagagaaaaataaaattctcaCCCTTTTTATTTCCAAAGGTCCCACCATATCTTTTCTAGACAAAAAGTACAAATCGTAGTGACAGTGTTATGATTAATTTCCACCAACCAGTTAGTGCCTTGTATCAAAGTAATAAGTAGGAAATTGTATTAGCCAGCGTGATATAGCTAACTATGGAATATATATGATACCTATTGTataataaaacatttttttttcatatttttctcccaAGCCATTCTTCCATTTGATATCATCATTGAACAAAAGTAACAGTAGTACTAACTGATTATAAAAGAGTTAGCATTAGTTATTATAAATTGACAGGGTGATTTGAGACGATTGAGACCACCGCAATTAATACTAAAAATTGACGCTACTAGTAGGCGCCTATAACTTTATCAATATTTGTTAGGTACAAGCTTTTTTAGAATGACAATTTGGTGCAACAACTGCAACCATGTTCTCACGGAATTGTTTGCTTAATTTAGTGGCCAAATTCCAGCTGTTTAAAGGAGGTACCTAGCAGGTGGATATTGGTTCACAAGAAATCCCAACATAGAGGTATTAATTGAAAAGAATCAGTCACTAAATTCAAGTCCAGTTGTCTAATTGAAGTGGCCAAATAGCAAATTCCTCCATAAGTAGCTGTAAGTTTACATGTTTGACCAAAAATATAAGTACATAGGACTAATTTTATCATCATTCGTGGAATGAACAGCTAAAGAAGAACAGCTTTTGATTCAGCAAGTATACTAATTGAAAAGACAACCCATCcattatgaatattattagcaGATACAACAGTTAATGGGGCTCCACTATTAAGCCAATGTCCAAATCGATAAGGCCCTACAAGTATAATGAATAATTGACAGCGTAAAAATACACACACAAATGCTGTATACAAAACATTTGAAAGCTCGAGATAGTGTTACACTAACCAAGGGTAAGAACCAGCA from Lycium ferocissimum isolate CSIRO_LF1 chromosome 2, AGI_CSIRO_Lferr_CH_V1, whole genome shotgun sequence includes:
- the LOC132046418 gene encoding rac-like GTP-binding protein ARAC11, whose product is MSASRFIKCVTVGDGAVGKTCLLISYTSNTFPTDYVPTVFDNFSANVVVNGSTVNLGLWDTAGQEDYNRLRPLSYRGADVFILAFSLISKASYENVAKKWIPELKHYAPGVPIVLVGTKLDLRDDKQFFVDHPGAVPITTAQGEELRKTIGAPSYIECSSKTQQNVKAVFDAAIKVVLQPPKQKKKKGKSQKACSIL